A window from Solanum stenotomum isolate F172 chromosome 5, ASM1918654v1, whole genome shotgun sequence encodes these proteins:
- the LOC125865290 gene encoding serine carboxypeptidase-like 18 — MVRVTLFLLLLLVSDVVSDHFIVETLPGFHGKLPFTLETGYIGVGEEEKVQLFYFFVPSERDPLNDPLMIWLTGGPGCSGLSSFVYEIGPLTFDYANSNGNFPKLELNSNSWTKVANIIFIDQPAGTGYSYANTSEAYNCNDTLSVTLTYDFLRKWLMDHPEYLNNPLYVGGDSYSGIFVALLTRKIYDGIEVGDKPRLNIKGYIQGNALTDRYIDSNGRIKYANRMGLISDKIYQSAKTNCNGSYFDVDPHNILCLNDLQKVTKCLKNIRRAQILEPYCDLPYLMDILQETPTNGQSVFPIAGPWCREKNYIYSYVWANDKVVQKALNVREGTTLEWVRCNESMHYRGKERTESYVYDVPSAVGDHRHLTSKSCRALIYSGDHDMVVPHLSTEEWIDTLKLPIADDWEPWFVDAQVAGYKVKYLQNDYELTYATVKGAGHTAPEYKPEQCLPMVDRWFSGDPL; from the exons ATGGTGCGGGTCACTCTGTTTCTGCTGCTGCTACTTGTATCCGATGTAGTCTCCGACCACTTCATCGTTGAAACTCTTCCTGGATTTCATGGAAAACTTCCATTTACACTCGAAACTGG TTACATTGGTGTTGGAGAAGAGGAAAAAGTGCAgctattttatttctttgtacCATCTGAGAGAGACCCACTAAATGACCCTCTCATGATTTGGCTCACTGGAGGCCCTGGTTGTTCTGGTCTGTCTTCCTTTGTATATGAGATTG GCCCTTTAACCTTTGATTATGCAAATTCTAATGGAAATTTCCCGAAACTGGAGTTGAACTCAAATTCTTGGACCAAG GTGGCCAACATAATATTTATAGATCAACCTGCTGGCACAGGCTACTCATATGCAAACACTTCAGAAGCTTACAACTGCAATGATACCCTCTCTGTAACTCTAACTTATGACTTCCTTAGAAAG TGGCTTATGGATCATCCCGAGTATCTCAACAATCCACTATATGTTGGTGGTGATTCCTACTCAGGCATTTTTGTTGCACTGCTTACTCGCAAAATATACGATG GTATCGAAGTTGGTGACAAGCCTCGACTGAATATCAAA GGATACATACAAGGCAATGCTCTAACAGATAGATACATCGACTCCAATGGTAGAATCAAATATGCTAATCGTATGGGACTTATTTCAGATAAGATCTATCAG TCCGCTAAAACAAATTGCAATGGGAGTTACTTTGACGTTGATCCACATAACATATTATGTCTAAATGATCTTCAGAAAGTAACAAAG TGTCTCAAGAACATACGACGGGCGCAAATTTTAGAGCCTTACTGTGACCTTCCATATTTAATGGACATTCTCCAAGAAACTCCTACAAATGGCCAGTCAGTATTTCCAATTGCAGGACCATGGTGTCGA gaaaaaaattacatatactCGTATGTTTGGGCAAATGATAAAGTTGTCCAGAAAGCACTAAACGTTCGTGAG GGAACGACATTGGAGTGGGTGAGATGCAATGAAAGCATGCATTATAGAGGTAAGGAGAGAACCGAGTCATATGTGTATGATGTCCCAAGTGCCGTTGGTGATCATCGCCATCTCACCAGCAAATCCTGTCGAGCACTAATTTATAG TGGTGACCATGACATGGTTGTTCCTCATTTGAGCACGGAAGAATGGATAGACACTTTGAAACTGCCAATTGCAGATGATTGGGAGCCTTGGTTTGTTGATGCTCAAGTTGCAGG ATACAAAGTGAAGTATTTACAAAATGATTATGAGCTGACATATGCAACTGTTAAG ggTGCGGGTCATACAGCTCCTGAATACAAGCCGGAACAATGCCTGCCCATGGTTGATAGGTGGTTTTCCGGTGACCCTCTTTAA
- the LOC125865298 gene encoding disease resistance protein RUN1-like, translating into MHSLIEWKGDEVRVRMFPGLEKLRITECPLLKSTPTQFEILRELRIERVDSEMPLLNLCSNLTSLVDLVVSNVKELTCLPDEMLRNNVSLQHLSVSECGEFRELPQSLYNLHSLERLEITSCTNFSCFPIPSGENYLTSIQSLELCYCDILTSLPSGVLDHCLSLVSLNVFHCNNLVPFPLPSGDLHRLGILRIGPFSEMVNFEAFQLIFNGIQLLLSLRRLCVYGRLQWNSLPSQLMQLSHLTHIYIYDFGIEALPHSLDNLTSLETLQLMRCKWLQHLDFSDAIPKLRYLRMYDCPLLEGMSDGLDNLFSLEQLSFWNCEKLDHLPSRDAMRRLIKLWNLRIYGCPQLEESCTNQSSANSQWSNISHIPKIEVGGSIIQDRR; encoded by the exons ATGCATAGCCTTATTGAGTGGAAGGGAGATGAAGTTAGAGTAAGAATGTTTCCTGGGCTTGAGAAGTTGAGGATTACAGAGTGTCCACTGTTAAAAAGTACTCCAACTCAATTTGAAATCCTGCGTGAATtaagaattgaaagagttgacaGTGAAATGCCATTGTTGAACTTGTGCAGCAACTTAACATCTCTTGTGGATCTTGTTGTCAGTAACGTGAAAGAGCTCACGTGTCTTCCCGATGAGATGCTACGCAACAACGTTTCTCTTCAACACCTATCGGTCTCAGAATGTGGAGAGTTTCGTGAATTGCCACAAAGCTTGTACAATCTCCATTCTCTTGAGAGGTTAGAGATTACCAGCTGCACCAATTTCAGTTGTTTTCCTATTCCCAGTGGAGAGAATTATTTGACTTCCATCCAAAGTCTTGAGTTATGTTATTGTGATATATTGACCAGTTTACCAAGTGGAGTGCTAGATCATTGTCTGTCTTTGGTATCTTTGAATGTCTTCCATTGTAACAACTTAGTTCCCTTCCCTTTACCCTCAGGGGACCTTCACCGCCTAGGGATATTGCGAATTGGTCCTTTCTCAGAGATGGTGAATTTTGAGGCAttccaattaatttttaatggcATTCAACTGTTGTTGTCCCTTCGTAGGTTGTGTGTGTACGGACGTTTGCAGTGGAATTCTCTGCCCAGTCAGCTTATGCAACTCTCTCACCTAAcacatatctatatatatgatttcggAATTGAGGCTCTTCCTCATAGTCTTGACAACCTCACTTCTCTTGAAACATTACAACTAATGAGGTGCAAATGGCTACAACATCTGGACTTCTCAGATGCCATACCCAAATTACGGTATTTGCGGATGTATGATTGTCCATTGTTAGAAGGCATGTCGGATGGGCTCGACAACCTTTTTTCTTTGGAACAATTAAGTTTTTGGAACTGTGAAAAACTAGATCATCTGCCATCCAGAGATGCCATGCGACGCCTCATTAAATTATGGAACCTGCGAATTTATGGCTGCCCACAGTTAGAAGAAAGTTGCACCAATCAGAGTAGTGCAAACTCCCAGTGGTCCAACATTTCCCATATTCCAAAAATTGAAGTAGGTGGAAGCATAATTCAGGACAGAC GTTAG
- the LOC125863971 gene encoding putative disease resistance protein RGA3, whose translation MLRRLARDHCWSIFKQRAFVDGEVPEEILSVENKIVEMCHGLPLAASVLGGLICNKDKHEWQAILDSNPLVAVEDDNGENSIKKILKLSYDYLPSPQLKKCFSNFAMLPKDFEFEKDQLIQLWMAEGFLRPCQETPVMEDVGNKFFQLLLQYSLLLNVELDVHNNTICKMHDLVHDLAGDILKSKLFDQKSVGAENLSQVRYFGWDSPSDQIDKINEPGRLCTLFWKSNISDDMLLSFQFFRVLHLSGSGIEGLLAKISKLIYLRYLDLSNTEIEDLPNSICKLYNLQTFRVNNCFSLRKLPEEMENMISLEKGRRIEELGHLENLRGELTIKGLQLVRNTDEARTTYLHEKPNIYQLVYLWSHDESESCDINDECVLDGLQPHPNLKNLEMENYLGISFPSWFSEELLPNLVELKFSCCKRCKXVFMVP comes from the exons ATGTTGAGAAGATTAGCTAGAGATCATTGTTGGTCCATTTTTAAACAAAGAGCGTTTGTTGATGGAGAAGTTCCAGAAGAAATACTGAGTGTGGAGAACAAGATTGTTGAAATGTGTCATGGTCTACCATTGGCTGCAAGTGTGTTGGGAGGCCTCATATGCAACAAGGATAAACATGAATGGCAGGCAATTCTTGATAGCAACCCCCTTGTTGCAGTTGAAGATGATAACGGGGAAAATAGCATAAAGAAAATCCTAAAACTCAGCTATGATTATCTACCATCTCCACAGCTGAAGAAATGTTTTAGTAACTTTGCGATGTTACCaaaagattttgagtttgagaAGGACCAACTAATCCAACTCTGGATGGCAGAAGGGTTTCTTCGTCCTTGTCAAGAGACCCCTGTGATGGAAGACGTCGGGAACAAGTTTTTTCAACTCTTATTGCAATATTCCTTGCTGCTAAATGTTGAGCTAGATGTGCACAACAATACAATATGTAAGATGCATGATCTTGTGCATGATTTGGCTGGAGATATTTTAAAGTCTAAGTTATTTGATCAAAAGAGTGTTGGAGCAGAAAATCTTTCTCAAGTTCGATACTTTGGATGGGACTCACCAAGTGATCAAATAGATAAGATAAATGAGCCAGGACGTTTGTGCACATTGTTCTGGAAAAGCAACATATCTGATGATATGCTATTGAGCTTTCAGTTCTTCAGAGTTTTACATTTGTCCGGATCAGGCATCGAGGGGTTGTTAGCCAAAATCAGCAAGCTAATATACTTGAGATATCTTGATCTCTCCAACACTGAGATCGAAGACTTACCCAACTCCATTTGCAAGCTCTACAATTTGCAAACTTTTAGAGTCAATAACTGCTTTTCACTCAGGAAGCTTCCAGAAGAAATGGAAAATATGATAA GTTTGGAGAAAGGTCGTCGAATAGAAGAATTAGGTCATTTGGAAAACCTTAGAGGTGAATTGACTATCAAAGGTCTCCAATTAGTCAGAAATACAGATGAGGCTCGAACAACATATTTACATGAGAAACCAAATATCTACCAGCTGGTGTATTTATGGTCCCATGATGAATCAGAAAGCTGTGATATCAATGATGAGTGTGTGTTGGATGGTCTTCAACCGCATCCTAACTTGAAAAACTTAGAAATGGAGAACTATTTGGGGATTAGTTTTCCTTCATGGTTCAGTGAAGAATTGCTACCAAATTTGGTCGAGTTGAAATTTAGTTGTTGCAAAAGGTGCAAAGNTGTATTTATGGTCCCATGA